The following are encoded together in the Nitrospirota bacterium genome:
- a CDS encoding LysE family transporter, which produces MNLAVIAASSFMIALSGALVPGPLFTITVSESVRRGASTGPLLILGHAILEILIIVLLLSGLSPFLKHETTKYAISLVGGGMLVFMGIMILKDLRSVRLDLSAEGSKKEMNLVLTGIVGSLANPYWVIWWATIGLGYLVSSMKYGLAGVAVFFVGHISADLAWYSLISYAAAKGRKIMGEKSYKIVLAVCAVFLIVFGAWFITTA; this is translated from the coding sequence ATGAATCTTGCTGTCATCGCGGCTTCTTCCTTCATGATCGCATTATCAGGAGCGCTGGTGCCGGGCCCGCTCTTTACGATCACGGTAAGCGAGTCAGTCCGGCGGGGCGCATCGACAGGGCCTCTCCTGATCCTCGGCCATGCGATTCTCGAGATCCTGATCATTGTGCTGCTCCTGTCAGGCCTCTCACCCTTTTTGAAGCATGAAACGACAAAGTATGCCATCAGTCTTGTGGGCGGGGGCATGCTGGTGTTTATGGGCATCATGATCCTGAAGGACCTCCGGAGCGTCAGGCTTGATCTGTCAGCAGAGGGCAGCAAAAAAGAGATGAACCTGGTTCTGACAGGCATTGTCGGAAGCCTTGCGAATCCCTACTGGGTTATCTGGTGGGCTACAATCGGCCTCGGGTATCTGGTGAGTTCCATGAAATATGGTTTAGCCGGTGTTGCAGTGTTCTTTGTCGGTCACATCTCTGCTGACCTTGCCTGGTACAGCCTCATCTCCTATGCTGCTGCAAAAGGGAGAAAGATCATGGGTGAAAAGTCATATAAAATTGTTCTGGCGGTCTGCGCTGTTTTTCTCATCGTTTTCGGCGCCTGGTTTATCACGACAGCATGA
- a CDS encoding YggT family protein → MLIVGNLLMAVAKIADMLLELYKWIVIIAALISWVSPDPYNPIIRFLRNATEPVFRPIRRLFGNRLGPVDVSPIVVILAILFIQMVLIRSLIEIGIKIKGGVVI, encoded by the coding sequence ATGCTTATCGTCGGAAACCTGTTAATGGCAGTTGCGAAAATAGCGGACATGCTGCTGGAGCTCTATAAATGGATCGTCATCATCGCTGCGCTGATCAGCTGGGTCAGTCCTGACCCGTATAACCCGATCATACGTTTTCTCAGAAATGCAACAGAACCGGTGTTTCGGCCCATACGGCGGCTTTTTGGCAACAGGCTTGGCCCTGTGGATGTTTCTCCGATCGTGGTCATCCTCGCTATCCTGTTCATCCAGATGGTACTTATACGTTCGCTTATTGAGATCGGCATTAAAATCAAAGGGGGAGTCGTCATATGA
- a CDS encoding histidine--tRNA ligase, whose translation MQDILPPDIFLWQTVEQTARQIFSVYGFQEIRTPIMESTAVFSRSIGESTDIVEKEMYTFTDKGDRSLSLRPEGTASVVRSYVEHHLDKLPAPQKFYYTGPMFRYERPQSGRFRQFYQIGVEAFADSSPRMDAEVIAMLGRLLTGIGLKGISFQINSIGCAQCRPGYRDVLLEFFSEKKEDLCDDCKRRYDKNPLRILDCKASTCRQQRQGAPKITDHLCADCRSHFEKLQSLLSLLQVPYSLNADMVRGLDYYTRTTFEVTSQSLGAQNAVAAGGRYDKLVQEFGGPETPAVGFALGMERVIELLKKTEDRIPPTPAVYFAVLGDAAGSACLVLAEQLRKQGLWAEVGDAASSLKSQMRRADRMAVRYVFIMGDDELRLGMLKWKNLAGEGQGELKIADMELFLEQS comes from the coding sequence ATGCAGGATATCCTGCCGCCTGACATCTTTCTCTGGCAGACGGTGGAACAGACTGCCCGGCAGATATTTTCGGTTTATGGCTTTCAGGAGATCCGGACGCCGATTATGGAATCGACGGCTGTTTTTTCGAGATCTATTGGCGAGAGCACCGACATTGTTGAAAAGGAGATGTACACCTTCACGGACAAGGGAGATCGCAGCCTTTCTCTGCGGCCTGAAGGCACAGCCTCTGTTGTGCGCAGTTATGTGGAACATCATCTCGATAAACTTCCGGCGCCTCAGAAGTTCTATTATACCGGTCCCATGTTCCGTTACGAACGGCCCCAGTCCGGGAGATTCAGGCAGTTCTATCAGATCGGCGTCGAAGCCTTTGCAGATTCCAGCCCGAGGATGGATGCCGAGGTCATTGCGATGCTCGGGCGCCTGCTTACGGGTATTGGCCTTAAAGGCATATCCTTCCAGATCAATTCCATCGGCTGTGCGCAGTGCAGGCCGGGGTATCGTGACGTCCTCCTCGAATTTTTTTCTGAAAAAAAGGAGGACCTTTGCGATGACTGCAAGCGGAGATATGACAAGAATCCGCTTAGGATCCTCGATTGCAAGGCGAGCACCTGTCGGCAGCAGAGGCAGGGGGCTCCGAAGATAACCGACCATCTCTGCGCGGACTGCAGATCCCATTTTGAAAAACTCCAGAGCCTGCTGTCACTTCTGCAGGTCCCCTATTCCCTTAATGCCGATATGGTGCGCGGACTTGATTACTATACCCGAACGACATTTGAGGTGACGAGCCAGAGTCTGGGGGCGCAGAATGCTGTTGCTGCCGGCGGCAGGTATGACAAACTGGTACAGGAGTTCGGCGGACCTGAAACGCCTGCTGTCGGTTTTGCTCTTGGTATGGAGCGGGTGATCGAACTGCTCAAAAAGACTGAAGACAGGATACCTCCTACTCCTGCGGTTTATTTTGCCGTCCTGGGTGATGCAGCAGGCAGTGCGTGCCTTGTTCTGGCGGAGCAGCTGAGAAAACAGGGTCTCTGGGCTGAAGTCGGCGACGCTGCCAGTTCACTGAAGAGCCAGATGCGAAGGGCCGACAGAATGGCGGTGCGTTATGTCTTTATCATGGGAGACGATGAGCTGCGTTTGGGCATGCTGAAGTGGAAGAACCTTGCAGGGGAAGGCCAGGGTGAGCTGAAGATTGCCGATATGGAACTGTTTCTTGAACAGTCCTGA
- a CDS encoding pyrroline-5-carboxylate reductase, whose protein sequence is MIGFIGGGNMAEALIKGMTAEGMKDIVVSEPRLERRQELEKTYGVKTLQSGREVASSCDIIILAVKPQIMESVLEELADVVDDTKTVVSIAAGITLSYLQSKLKTGKIIRVMPNTPALIQEGMSVYSLCECFTGSEVNIVKSILMSIGRVIALPERLMDAVTAVSGSGPAFVALFVGAMIDAGEKLGLSRNDATELAVQTALGTAKLLDTGMSPEKLRQMVTSPGGTTAAGLKVFEEKGLNPLVFEALHAAKNRAEELGKKA, encoded by the coding sequence ATGATCGGATTTATCGGCGGCGGAAACATGGCAGAGGCCCTGATCAAGGGCATGACCGCAGAAGGCATGAAGGATATTGTTGTCTCGGAGCCCCGGCTGGAGCGGCGGCAGGAGCTTGAAAAAACGTATGGGGTAAAGACCCTGCAGTCGGGCAGGGAAGTCGCTTCTTCATGCGATATCATTATCCTGGCAGTGAAACCTCAGATTATGGAATCGGTCCTTGAAGAGCTGGCAGATGTCGTGGATGATACGAAAACGGTTGTTTCGATCGCAGCCGGTATTACGCTTTCGTATCTTCAGTCCAAATTGAAGACCGGCAAGATCATAAGGGTCATGCCGAACACGCCTGCCCTCATTCAGGAAGGCATGTCCGTGTACTCGCTCTGTGAGTGTTTTACCGGCAGTGAGGTCAATATCGTCAAGAGCATCCTGATGTCCATCGGCAGGGTGATTGCGCTTCCGGAACGGCTTATGGATGCCGTGACTGCGGTCTCGGGCAGCGGCCCTGCCTTTGTTGCCCTGTTTGTCGGGGCGATGATCGACGCCGGTGAAAAACTTGGGTTGAGCAGAAATGATGCGACAGAACTTGCGGTTCAGACAGCACTGGGTACGGCAAAGCTGCTTGATACCGGCATGTCGCCGGAAAAACTCAGACAGATGGTCACCTCGCCGGGCGGCACGACCGCAGCAGGCCTGAAGGTTTTTGAGGAGAAAGGTTTGAACCCTCTCGTCTTTGAAGCATTGCATGCCGCAAAGAACCGTGCCGAGGAACTCGGGAAGAAAGCCTGA
- a CDS encoding YggS family pyridoxal phosphate-dependent enzyme: MKNVFIFENIKTVCRNIARGALKANRCPSEVQLVVVTKTVDTAAIRTAVDSGIRVFGENRVQEAKKKILSDEIQAMPEKLQWHLIGHLQKNKAKDAVQLFEVIHSVDSIELAEELNRQAGKIEKIQRILVQVKLSEEETKSGVVEEGLPVLLKEIAQLKNLRLEGLMTIPPFRPDVREVLPYFRRLRDLRDESEKAGFRLPELSMGMSHDYEEAIGEGATMVRIGTAIFGERC; this comes from the coding sequence ATGAAAAACGTTTTTATTTTCGAAAACATAAAGACCGTATGCCGCAACATCGCCCGCGGAGCGCTGAAGGCAAACAGGTGTCCATCAGAAGTGCAGCTTGTTGTCGTGACCAAGACTGTTGACACTGCTGCTATCAGGACTGCAGTTGACAGCGGCATCAGGGTTTTTGGAGAAAACAGGGTGCAGGAGGCAAAAAAGAAGATCCTCAGTGATGAGATTCAGGCAATGCCCGAGAAGCTGCAATGGCATTTGATCGGTCATCTCCAGAAGAACAAGGCAAAGGATGCAGTGCAGCTCTTTGAGGTCATCCACTCCGTTGATTCGATAGAACTGGCAGAGGAACTCAACAGGCAGGCCGGGAAGATCGAAAAAATTCAGAGGATTTTAGTGCAGGTTAAGCTCTCAGAGGAGGAAACAAAAAGCGGTGTTGTTGAAGAGGGTTTACCCGTGCTGCTGAAAGAGATAGCTCAGTTGAAGAATCTGAGACTTGAAGGGCTTATGACAATCCCCCCTTTTCGTCCGGATGTCAGGGAGGTTCTGCCTTATTTCAGGCGGCTTAGGGATTTACGGGATGAATCGGAGAAGGCAGGGTTTAGGCTTCCGGAACTTTCGATGGGTATGTCTCATGATTATGAGGAGGCTATAGGGGAGGGTGCCACTATGGTAAGAATTGGAACTGCAATATTTGGAGAGAGGTGTTGA
- a CDS encoding DivIVA domain-containing protein produces MRISPLEIQQKQFKMKFRGFDVEEVFGFLEIVREEMEDLLRENSNLKENIQRAESQIKEYRDMETTLRETLMTAQQMVEDYKTNARKEAELIVKEADSKADSMVKDAHEKVIKIHEDITDMKGIRRHFREELKRLVEGHLRMLETDERWETTDKEVMPE; encoded by the coding sequence ATGAGAATCTCGCCGCTTGAAATCCAGCAAAAGCAGTTCAAGATGAAGTTCCGGGGATTCGATGTCGAGGAGGTTTTCGGTTTCCTTGAGATAGTCCGCGAAGAGATGGAAGACCTGCTCAGGGAGAATTCAAATCTCAAAGAAAATATTCAGAGGGCAGAGAGCCAGATCAAGGAATACCGCGATATGGAGACGACGCTCCGCGAGACGCTCATGACCGCCCAGCAGATGGTAGAGGACTATAAGACGAATGCGCGGAAAGAGGCAGAACTTATTGTCAAGGAGGCCGATTCCAAGGCTGACTCCATGGTCAAAGATGCCCACGAGAAGGTCATTAAAATCCATGAAGACATCACTGACATGAAAGGCATACGCCGCCATTTCCGGGAAGAGCTCAAGAGGCTCGTCGAAGGTCATCTCAGGATGCTCGAAACCGACGAACGCTGGGAGACCACCGACAAGGAAGTAATGCCCGAGTGA